The Streptomyces cynarae genome contains a region encoding:
- a CDS encoding GNAT family N-acetyltransferase: MTRALSTPPVIAPGLLGDSPQPVLSATGGLLLRPWEESDAPAFLSAYQDDEIRRWHTRRPSSEAQAREWFDAYRQDWKREKGGHWAITRDGDEVLGRIALRGLDFDDGTANVAYWVLPIARGAGVASHSLWALTAWALHEIGFHRLELDHSTRNHASCRVATKSGYLLEGTKRSAAVHDDGRHDMHLHARIRGD; encoded by the coding sequence ATGACTCGCGCCCTGTCGACGCCGCCCGTCATTGCCCCCGGTTTGCTCGGTGACTCCCCCCAACCCGTACTCTCCGCCACCGGCGGCTTGCTGCTGCGCCCCTGGGAAGAATCCGACGCACCAGCGTTCCTGTCTGCTTATCAAGATGATGAGATCCGCCGCTGGCACACGCGTCGGCCCTCCTCCGAGGCCCAGGCCCGCGAATGGTTCGACGCATACCGCCAGGACTGGAAACGCGAGAAGGGCGGCCACTGGGCGATCACTCGCGACGGCGACGAGGTACTCGGCCGGATCGCACTGCGCGGACTGGACTTCGACGACGGCACAGCCAACGTGGCCTACTGGGTGCTCCCGATCGCCCGCGGCGCCGGTGTGGCCTCGCACAGCCTCTGGGCGCTCACCGCCTGGGCCCTGCACGAGATCGGCTTCCACCGGCTGGAGCTGGACCACTCGACCCGCAACCATGCCTCATGCAGGGTCGCCACCAAGTCCGGTTACCTCCTGGAAGGCACCAAACGCAGCGCCGCCGTGCATGACGACGGCCGACACGACATGCATCTGCATGCCCGCATCCGAGGCGACTGA
- a CDS encoding TetR/AcrR family transcriptional regulator: MSVQERKQRERAERERLIVATARELAEQQGWDAVTTRRLAERIEYSQPVLYSHFRGKREIIGAVALQGAAELAGAVRAATSAADGPRARVAALARAYLDFAARNPAVYDALFQLDGGLAYAQEDTPEPLKDAFAALLETLGEVAGDGVNPGLFTELFWASLHGLATLTRAGRLLPEDAEPRVELLVDRLAVL; this comes from the coding sequence ATGTCGGTACAGGAACGCAAGCAGCGCGAACGGGCGGAGCGCGAGCGCCTCATCGTGGCGACGGCCCGCGAACTCGCCGAGCAGCAGGGCTGGGACGCGGTCACCACCCGCCGGCTCGCCGAGCGCATCGAATACAGCCAGCCCGTCCTCTACAGCCACTTCCGCGGCAAACGCGAGATCATCGGCGCCGTCGCCCTTCAGGGGGCCGCCGAACTGGCCGGGGCGGTGCGGGCCGCGACCTCTGCTGCGGACGGCCCGCGCGCCCGGGTCGCCGCCCTGGCCCGCGCCTACCTCGACTTCGCCGCACGCAATCCGGCGGTCTACGACGCCTTGTTCCAGCTCGACGGTGGCCTGGCGTACGCGCAGGAGGACACCCCCGAGCCTCTGAAGGACGCCTTCGCCGCCCTGCTGGAGACTCTCGGCGAGGTCGCCGGCGACGGCGTCAACCCGGGGCTGTTCACCGAGCTGTTCTGGGCGTCCCTGCACGGACTCGCGACCCTGACCCGGGCGGGACGGCTGCTGCCCGAGGACGCCGAGCCGAGGGTGGAACTGCTGGTGGACCGGCTCGCTGTGCTCTGA